A portion of the Poecile atricapillus isolate bPoeAtr1 chromosome 7, bPoeAtr1.hap1, whole genome shotgun sequence genome contains these proteins:
- the RGS16 gene encoding regulator of G-protein signaling 16, producing the protein MSCWMPGCPALSMCRGLAALPITCLERAKDLKSRLGILLHKPELGHKIGSSSKLQLGSRRRDSSRDVLEWRESFDQLLKSKSGVNAFHTFLKTEFSEENLDFWLACEDFKKTRSKTKLASKANRIFEEFVQSEAPREVNIDHETREITRKNLSGATSACFNEAQAKTRTLMEKDSYPRFLKSASYQDMSKQAASRGTSKRSHT; encoded by the exons ATGAGTTGCTGGATGCCTGGGTGCCCAGCTCTCAGCATGTGCCGGGGCTTAGCCGCGCTGCCCATCACTTGCCTGGAAAG aGCCAAGGATCTGAAGAGCCGCTTGGGCATCCTGCTTCACAAACCCGAGCTGGGACACAAGATTGGGAGCTCCAgcaagctgcagctgggctccagGCGCAG AGACTCCTCCCGAGATGTGCTGGAATGGAGGGAGTCCTTTGACCAGCTCCTCAAGAGCAAAA gtggGGTAAATGCCTTCCACACCTTCCTGAAGACTGAATTCAGCGAGGAGAACCTGGACTTCTGGCTGGCATGCGAGGACTTCAAAAAGACCCGGTCGAAAACCAAGCTGGCCTCCAAAGCCAACAGGATCTTTGAGGAGTTTGTCCAAAGTGAGGCGCCCAGGGAG GTGAACATCGACCACGAAACCAGGGAGATCACCCGCAAGAACCTCTCGGGGGCCACCTCCGCCTGCTTCAACGAGGCGCAGGCCAAGACGCGCACGCTGATGGAGAAGGACTCCTACCCCCGCTTCCTGAAATCCGCCTCCTACCAGGACATGAGCAAGCAGGCCGCCAGCCGCGGCACCAGCAAGCGCTCGCACACCTGA
- the RGSL1 gene encoding regulator of G-protein signaling protein-like, with translation MMTAASIASTDVGLLLQDDVFVDFFNTFLNLPVFGQTPLYISGTGQWYLWPELPSHLDPSPEALLAWLEKHRLPHFCKSSLCLHLVLCQKLLAFIRSGEAAELLNWHGADQWLLERCISGSHGMRHFLTFIRGTAGEELIDFWLITERLLGLDESDGSQRDLFLSLLQRLRATHLREGSSVVTLCTTILGSLPKARHIQALSTRKEILSKMQEQAFSMIQSYWLPKFFVHCRMGMEEEESCQPLLQEYQERLSQACWQEPPGLSESLPTMHIKRSQGVSGPYCSQKGKLEIWALVKEGRHSQELKMDTFWVKPEKQPGPAESTEGWCLDEDALGSILQQSEHPAFGGKGGGTFPGKPQSSAEQDLEDLCKEKVLSDPPPSASLAWLPSLKKPVNTLDFLPWALSAEACAGRPFRDFLQHQNRPMETHLLDLWHDLEEFLPVVLDSNRENSFFLRHLIGEKICKTYLEESSSEKLPLESRTLMSLWDYLICGEFSPWIFRAQKEICKVLCSLYEEFLAVDDRTFLQFMAPGMDVPMAEVPGRAAGTGKHFHLSQRMNQSLKLSQALHGTRSLEEVSSRHWQLLAARDLRNGGSIQAELELLLGSDELQRIMADVQDVGSPSKEEELLQLMSTAFAVASERIARENAAAAARKKASRKRRFEEDDEEDEEEEEGIHQQKKKKKKEQQTQKQKRKQKEQQEEEEDLFPWSKKPKSRRRQHVQEEGAGQRMGWAWDAIRELVGSFCKFQREMKNQERRAEFEEFLRQERRNERENLPIKEKKKSKSPAKSSRSRKGKAQPQKVTLVKRRILDKQLIIISFLVDDLRFYLEMDKFSRLADSIGAVALHKMRSERHVAFLRKKREIISRLFLNSDLPPKLRVNISEKERDLICRPSSKRPLTRAIYHNAKVTLFPILMYFWRRFCIWKVMRSFRAYQGDKSSETNEEDGSFQLTKGDKSFLGHKEEKRSQEPKGDKSSWGQKEERRSQEPKRDKSSWGQKEERRSQEPKGDKSSWSHKEERRSQEPKGDKSSWGHKEGRVPAFSPPGKTPSKVPKIPGPKKLVAIPSATRYAPGRRAVLIFTLSGGLELLLPRPEMKKEPSEEEKDAGPSEEKRPSLSESAPQGG, from the exons ATGATGACTGCTG CATCCATCGCCTCCACGGacgtggggctgctgctgcaagaTGATGTTTTTGTGGACTTTTTCAACACCTTTCTGAACCTTCCC GTTTTTGGCCAGACACCTCTTTACATCAGTGGCACGGGCCAGTGGTACCTGTGGCCAGAGCTCCCGAGCCACCTG GATCCCAGCCCCGAGGCTTTACTGGCTTGGCTGGAAAAGCACAGGCTGCCTCACTTCTGCAAATCCAGCCTGTGCCTCCACCTCGTCCTCTGCCAGAAGCTGCTGGCTTTCATTCGCTCGGGGGAAGCAG cagagctcctgaACTGGCACGGTGCCGACCAGTGGCTGCTGGAGAGGTGCATCAGCGGGAGCCACGGCATGCGGCACTTCCTCACCTTCATCCGAGGAACTGCAG GGGAAGAACTGATCGACTTCTGGCTCATCACTGAAAGGCTCCTGGGTCTGGATGAGTCAGATGGCAGTCAGAGGGACCTGTTCTTGTCCCTGCTTCAGAGGCTGAGAGCCACTCACCTGCGCGAGGGCTCCAGCGTCGTCACCCTCTGCACCACCATCCTTG GATCTCTGCCGAAAGCCAGGCACATCCAGGCCCTCAGCACTAGGAAGGAGATCCTAAGCAAGATGCAGGAACAGGCCTTTTCTATGATCCAGAGTTACTGGCTCCCTAAATTCTTCGTGCACTGCAGGATGGGAATGGAGGAAGAGGAATCGTGCCAGCCTTTGCTCCAGGAATATCAGGAACGTTTATCACAGGCCTGCTGGCAGGAGCCCCCAGGCCTTTCAGAGTCCCTCCCCACCATGCACATCAAAAGGAGCCAGGGCGTGTCAGGGCCCTACTGCAGCCAAAAGGGCAAATTAGAGATCTGGGCTCTGGTCAAGGAGGGGAGACACAGCCAAGAATTGAAAATGGACACTTTTTGGGTGAAACCAGAGAAGCAGCCAGGGCCAGCTGAGAGCACTGAGGGATGGTGTCTGGATGAGGATGCTTTGGGATCGATTCTCCAGCAGTCAGAGCATCCTGCCTTTGGAGGCAAAGGGGGAGGAACATTTCCTGGAAAACCTCAGTCCAGTGCAGAGCAGGATCTAGAAGACCTCTGTAAGGAGAAAGTCCTCTCTGACCCGCCTCCCTCTGCATCCCTTGCCTGGCTGCCATCCCTGAAAAAGCCAGTCAATACCTTGGATTTCCTTCCCTGGGCCCTGAGTGCCGAGGCCTGTGCAGGACGACCCTTCAGAGACTTCCTGCAGCACCAGAACAGGCCCATGGAGACTCATCTCCTGGACCTGTGGCACGACCTGGAGGAGTTTCTGCCCGTGGTGCTGGACTCCAACAGAGAAAACAGCTTCTTCCTGCGCCATTTGATTGGGGAAAAGATCTGCAAGACCTAcctggaggagagcagcagtgagaaGCTTCCCTTGGAGAGCAGGACTCTGATGAGTCTGTGGGACTATCTGATATGTGGAGAATTCTCCCCCTGGATATTCAGAGCCCAGAAGGAGATTTGCAAG GTGCTCTGCAGCCTCTATGAGGAATTTCTGGCCGTCGATGACAGGACGTTCCTCCAGTTTATG GCTCCAGGGATGGACGTCCCCATGGCCGAGGTTCCAGGCCGTGCTGCCGgcacaggaaaacatttccaccTGTCCCAGAGGATGAACCAGTCCCTGAAGCTGAGCCAGGCCTTGCACGGCACCAGGAGCTTGGAGGAGGTCTCCTCCAGGCACTGGCAATTGCTTGCTGCTCGGGACCTCCGGAACGGGGGCTCCATCCAGgcggagctggagctgctcctgggcagtGATG AATTACAGAGGATTATGGCAGATGTGCAGGATGTGGGTAGCCCAAGCAAGGAAGAGGAGCTTCTGCAGCTCATGAGTACAGCATTTG ctgttGCATCCGAGAGGATTGCTAGAgagaatgctgctgctgctgcaaggaaGAAGGCGTCTAGAAAACGCAG GTTtgaggaggatgatgaggaggatgaggaagaggaggaaggcaTCCAtcagcagaagaagaagaagaagaaagagcagcagacacagaagcagaaacggaagcagaaggagcagcaggaggaggaggaggatttgtTTCCCTGGAGCAAAAAGCCCAAGTCTAGACGTCGCCAGCACGTGCAGGAAGAGGGAGCGGGACAGAGGATG GGATGGGCCTGGGATGCCATCCGGGAGCTTGTTGGGAGCTTCTGCAAGTTCCAGAGGGAGATGAAAAATCAAGAACGCCGTGCAGAATTTGAGGAGTTTCTCCGTCAGGAGCGAAGAAACGAGAGGGAAA acTTGCCCatcaaggagaagaagaagagcAAAAGTCCCGCTAAGAGCTCCCGCTCCCGCAAGGGCAAAGCCCAGCCACAGAAGGTGACGCTGGTAAAACGCCGCATTTTGGACAAACAGCTCATCATCATCAGCTTCCTCGTCGATGACCTCCGCTTTTACCTGGAGATGGACAA GTTTTCCAGGTTGGCTGACTCCATAGGAGCTGTGGCACTCCACAAGATGCGGTCAGAAAGGCACGTCGCCTTTCTCAGAAAGAAACGTGAAATCATCAGCAGACTCTTCCTGAACTCTGATCTCCCCCCCAAGCTGCGG GTCAACATCTCCGAGAAAGAGAGGGATTTAATCTGCCGTCCATCTTCCAAGAGGCCACTGACCCGGGCTATCTACCACAACGCCAAGGTCACCCTCTTCCCCATCCTGATGTACTTCTGGAGAAG GTTCTGCATCTGGAAGGTGATGAGGAGCTTTCGGGCCTACCAGGGGGACAAGAGCTCTGAGACCAATGAGGAGGATGGGAGCTTTCAGCTCACCAAGGGGGACAAGAGCTTTTTGGGCCACAAGGAAGAGAAGAGATCACAGGAGCCCAAGGGGGACAAGAGCTCCTGGGGTcaaaaggaggagaggagatCTCAGGAGCCCAAGAGGGACAAGAGCTCCTGGGGCcaaaaggaggagaggagatCTCAGGAGCCCAAGGGGGACAAGAGTTCCTGGAGCCACAAGGAGGAGAGGAGATCTCAGGAGCCCAAGGGGGACAAGAGCTCCTGGGGCCACAAGGAGGGCAGAGTTCCAGCCTTTTCACCTCCTGGAAAAACCCCCTCCAAAGTACCCAAGATCCCCGGTCCAAAGAAGCTGGTGGCCATTCCCTCTGCTACACGTTATGCTCCAG GTAGAAGGGCTGTCCTCATCTTCACGCTGTCAGGCGGCCTCGAGCTCCTGCTGCCACGGCCTGAGATGAAAAAGGAGCcttcagaggaggaaaaag ATGCAGGTCCCAGCGAGGAGAAGAGGCCCTCGCTCAGCGAGTCTGCCCCACAGGGCGGGTAG
- the RNASEL gene encoding 2-5A-dependent ribonuclease isoform X1, with translation MEHPAPNQKNSSTPASTKAAEVLNSELNLALRNRDKEAVLELLEQGADVNSKADSGWTPLQTAVQIGEEDLVRLLLDRGASLHARKDNGGTAFTVAGVAGNVEILKLLLERGSDINDQDINGFTAFMEAVWHGREEALRFLYSKGAEVNLRRVTSEEKAKLRKGGATALMDACKERRFSIVKILVQEMRADVNIRDNRGRNALIHALKKDLGRKRYESVVPIVHFLLEHGVDVKSKDECGKTALILAVEMESPELVTALLEKGEIDIDDMDEKGNTALMVAVEKGDHKIAKLLCEKGARTDLGNPIAIAMENRSQSMENLLREYKARFVPETPRAWEPNSKRWRAQLKNLHQMHRPMIGKLKMFPYDQQKIQDGIYLGLHGGTEVAVRITHSTEGDKEKEFFEKCSHCEHLLKLFQSEKEKDCMYLCFPLWEKNLQEHLQEPEGQKDYKAALKMIFQALRELHSLRFAHQDLQPGNFVIDLAGKIYLADFGNKIRSIEGQEELVKSDLKALGRLVLYILTSGRKPLQQVGMEDLDPNSPDYAEALDLVQSLSSGDERGLEGLSKHPYFWSNQNFSSHSRFSFLKTIWNKIKDYRKQKRIFQAVTEKTSPYPEWTKMIDKDVLYIMENPRNAKPTQYGNDVIQLLRLMRNMDEHKDEGISNKIGDYAEYFLAVFPKLTIYVYNSLRQTRLRSHFADFQDPSL, from the exons ATGGAGCACCCAGCTCCCAACCAGAAGAACAGCTCCACCCCTGCCAGCACGAAGGCAGCAGAAGTCCTTAACTCTGAGCTGAATCTTGCTCTGAGGAACAGGGATaaagaggctgtgctggagctgctggagcaaggGGCAGATGTGAATTCCAAGGCAGACAGTGGCTGGACACCCCTGCAGACCGCAGTGCAAATCGGTGAGGAGGATCTGGTCCGGCTTCTGCTGGACAGGGGAGCTTCTCTGCACGCCAGGAAGGACAATGGTGGCACTGCATTTACTGTGGCAGGGGTAGCAGGGAACGTGGAGATCCTGAAGCTCCTCCTGGAGCGCGGCTCAGACATTAACGACCAGGACATCAATGGCTTCACAGCTTTCATGGAGGCTGTGTGGCACGGGAGGGAGGAAGCCTTGAGGTTCCTGTACAGCAAAGGAGCAGAGGTGAATTTGAGGAGGGTGACCAGTGAGGAGAAAGCCAAGCTGCGCAAAGGAGGTGCCACGGCGCTGATGGACGCTTGCAAGGAGCGCCGCTTCTCCATTGTGAAAATCCTGGTCCAGGAGATGAGGGCTGATGTGAACATCCGTGACAACAGAGGCAGGAACGCCTTGATCCACGCCCTAAAGAAGGATTTGGGCAGAAAAAGGTACGAGTCAGTTGTGCCCATAGTTCATTTCCTGCTGGAGCACGGTGTGGATGTGAAGAGCAAAGATGAGTGTGGGAAAACCGCCCTCATCCTGGCTGTTGAAATGGAGAGCCCGGAGCTGGTGACAGCTTTGCTGGAGAAGGGCGAGATAGAcattgatgacatggatgagaaGGGCAACACAGCCCTGATGGTGGCTGTGGAGAAAGGTGATCACAAAATAGCAAAGCTGCTGTGTGAAAAGGGAGCGAGGACTGATCTTGGGAACCCGATTGCAATTGCAATGGAAAATCGTTCTCAAAGCATGGAAAACCTTCTTCGTGAGTACAAGGCCAGGTTTGTTCCAGAAACCCCCAGGGCGTGGGAGCCAAACAGCAAACGCTGGAGGGCCCAGCTGAAAAATCTTCATCAAATGCATCGCCCCATGATTGGCAAACTGAAGATGTTTCCATACGACCAGCAGAAAATTCAGGATGGCATCTACCTCGGGCTCCACGGAGGGACAGAGGTAGCAGTGAGAATAACCCACAGCACAGAGGGTGACAAAGAGAAAGAGTTCTTTGAAAAATGTTCTCACTGCGAACATCTACTGAAGCTCTTCCagtctgagaaagaaaaagattgcATGTACTTGTGCTTCCCACTCTGGGAGAAAAACCTCCAGGAACACCTGCAGGAGCCTGAAGGCCAAAAGGATTACAAAGCTGCTCTGAAGATGATCTTCCAGGCACTGAGAGAGCTGCACTCCCTCAGATTTGCTCACCAGGATCTACAGCCTGGGAACTTCGTAATAG ATTTAGCCGGCAAAATTTACTTGGCAGACTTTGGTAATAAAATAAGGTCGATTGAAGGCCAAGAAGAGCTTGTAAAGTCAGATTTAAAG GCCCTGGGCAGGCTCGTGCTGTACATTTTAACATCAGGCAGGAAACCTCTCCAGCAAGTTGGAATGGAGGATTTGGATCCCAATTCCCCAGATTACGCGGAGGCTCTGGACCTCGTGCAAAGCTTGTCTTCTGGTGATGAACGAGGCTTGGAAGGGTTGAGCAAACATCCCTATTTCTGGAGCAATCAGAA CTTCTCATCCCACAGCAGGTTCAGCTTCCTGAAGACTATATGGAATAAAATCAAAGattacagaaagcaaaaaaggatttttcaaGCTGTCACTGAGAAAACTTCTCCTTATCCAGAGTGGACCAAAATG atcGACAAAGATGTTTTATATATCATGGAAAACCCTAGGAATGCAAAACCTACCCAATACGGAAATGATGTCATCCAGCTCCTGAGGCTCATGAGAAACATGGATGAACACAAAGATGAAGG GATCAGCAACAAAATAGGAGACTATGCTGAGTATTTCCTGGCGGTTTTTCCAAAGCTCACCATCTATGTGTACAACAGTTTACGTCAGACCCGCCTGCGCAGTCACTTTGCAGACTTCCAGGACCCTTCTCTGTAG
- the RNASEL gene encoding 2-5A-dependent ribonuclease isoform X2: MEHPAPNQKNSSTPASTKAAEVLNSELNLALRNRDKEAVLELLEQGADVNSKADSGWTPLQTAVQIGEEDLVRLLLDRGASLHARKDNGGTAFTVAGVAGNVEILKLLLERGSDINDQDINGFTAFMEAVWHGREEALRFLYSKGAEVNLRRVTSEEKAKLRKGGATALMDACKERRFSIVKILVQEMRADVNIRDNRGRNALIHALKKDLGRKRYESVVPIVHFLLEHGVDVKSKDECGKTALILAVEMESPELVTALLEKGEIDIDDMDEKGNTALMVAVEKGDHKIAKLLCEKGARTDLGNPIAIAMENRSQSMENLLREYKARFVPETPRAWEPNSKRWRAQLKNLHQMHRPMIGKLKMFPYDQQKIQDGIYLGLHGGTEVAVRITHSTEGDKEKEFFEKCSHCEHLLKLFQSEKEKDCMYLCFPLWEKNLQEHLQEPEGQKDYKAALKMIFQALRELHSLRFAHQDLQPGNFVIDLAGKIYLADFGNKIRSIEGQEELVKSDLKALGRLVLYILTSGRKPLQQVGMEDLDPNSPDYAEALDLVQSLSSGDERGLEGLSKHPYFWSNQNRFSFLKTIWNKIKDYRKQKRIFQAVTEKTSPYPEWTKMIDKDVLYIMENPRNAKPTQYGNDVIQLLRLMRNMDEHKDEGISNKIGDYAEYFLAVFPKLTIYVYNSLRQTRLRSHFADFQDPSL; this comes from the exons ATGGAGCACCCAGCTCCCAACCAGAAGAACAGCTCCACCCCTGCCAGCACGAAGGCAGCAGAAGTCCTTAACTCTGAGCTGAATCTTGCTCTGAGGAACAGGGATaaagaggctgtgctggagctgctggagcaaggGGCAGATGTGAATTCCAAGGCAGACAGTGGCTGGACACCCCTGCAGACCGCAGTGCAAATCGGTGAGGAGGATCTGGTCCGGCTTCTGCTGGACAGGGGAGCTTCTCTGCACGCCAGGAAGGACAATGGTGGCACTGCATTTACTGTGGCAGGGGTAGCAGGGAACGTGGAGATCCTGAAGCTCCTCCTGGAGCGCGGCTCAGACATTAACGACCAGGACATCAATGGCTTCACAGCTTTCATGGAGGCTGTGTGGCACGGGAGGGAGGAAGCCTTGAGGTTCCTGTACAGCAAAGGAGCAGAGGTGAATTTGAGGAGGGTGACCAGTGAGGAGAAAGCCAAGCTGCGCAAAGGAGGTGCCACGGCGCTGATGGACGCTTGCAAGGAGCGCCGCTTCTCCATTGTGAAAATCCTGGTCCAGGAGATGAGGGCTGATGTGAACATCCGTGACAACAGAGGCAGGAACGCCTTGATCCACGCCCTAAAGAAGGATTTGGGCAGAAAAAGGTACGAGTCAGTTGTGCCCATAGTTCATTTCCTGCTGGAGCACGGTGTGGATGTGAAGAGCAAAGATGAGTGTGGGAAAACCGCCCTCATCCTGGCTGTTGAAATGGAGAGCCCGGAGCTGGTGACAGCTTTGCTGGAGAAGGGCGAGATAGAcattgatgacatggatgagaaGGGCAACACAGCCCTGATGGTGGCTGTGGAGAAAGGTGATCACAAAATAGCAAAGCTGCTGTGTGAAAAGGGAGCGAGGACTGATCTTGGGAACCCGATTGCAATTGCAATGGAAAATCGTTCTCAAAGCATGGAAAACCTTCTTCGTGAGTACAAGGCCAGGTTTGTTCCAGAAACCCCCAGGGCGTGGGAGCCAAACAGCAAACGCTGGAGGGCCCAGCTGAAAAATCTTCATCAAATGCATCGCCCCATGATTGGCAAACTGAAGATGTTTCCATACGACCAGCAGAAAATTCAGGATGGCATCTACCTCGGGCTCCACGGAGGGACAGAGGTAGCAGTGAGAATAACCCACAGCACAGAGGGTGACAAAGAGAAAGAGTTCTTTGAAAAATGTTCTCACTGCGAACATCTACTGAAGCTCTTCCagtctgagaaagaaaaagattgcATGTACTTGTGCTTCCCACTCTGGGAGAAAAACCTCCAGGAACACCTGCAGGAGCCTGAAGGCCAAAAGGATTACAAAGCTGCTCTGAAGATGATCTTCCAGGCACTGAGAGAGCTGCACTCCCTCAGATTTGCTCACCAGGATCTACAGCCTGGGAACTTCGTAATAG ATTTAGCCGGCAAAATTTACTTGGCAGACTTTGGTAATAAAATAAGGTCGATTGAAGGCCAAGAAGAGCTTGTAAAGTCAGATTTAAAG GCCCTGGGCAGGCTCGTGCTGTACATTTTAACATCAGGCAGGAAACCTCTCCAGCAAGTTGGAATGGAGGATTTGGATCCCAATTCCCCAGATTACGCGGAGGCTCTGGACCTCGTGCAAAGCTTGTCTTCTGGTGATGAACGAGGCTTGGAAGGGTTGAGCAAACATCCCTATTTCTGGAGCAATCAGAA CAGGTTCAGCTTCCTGAAGACTATATGGAATAAAATCAAAGattacagaaagcaaaaaaggatttttcaaGCTGTCACTGAGAAAACTTCTCCTTATCCAGAGTGGACCAAAATG atcGACAAAGATGTTTTATATATCATGGAAAACCCTAGGAATGCAAAACCTACCCAATACGGAAATGATGTCATCCAGCTCCTGAGGCTCATGAGAAACATGGATGAACACAAAGATGAAGG GATCAGCAACAAAATAGGAGACTATGCTGAGTATTTCCTGGCGGTTTTTCCAAAGCTCACCATCTATGTGTACAACAGTTTACGTCAGACCCGCCTGCGCAGTCACTTTGCAGACTTCCAGGACCCTTCTCTGTAG
- the RNASEL gene encoding 2-5A-dependent ribonuclease isoform X3, giving the protein MEHPAPNQKNSSTPASTKAAEVLNSELNLALRNRDKEAVLELLEQGADVNSKADSGWTPLQTAVQIGEEDLVRLLLDRGASLHARKDNGGTAFTVAGVAGNVEILKLLLERGSDINDQDINGFTAFMEAVWHGREEALRFLYSKGAEVNLRRVTSEEKAKLRKGGATALMDACKERRFSIVKILVQEMRADVNIRDNRGRNALIHALKKDLGRKRYESVVPIVHFLLEHGVDVKSKDECGKTALILAVEMESPELVTALLEKGEIDIDDMDEKGNTALMVAVEKGDHKIAKLLCEKGARTDLGNPIAIAMENRSQSMENLLREYKARFVPETPRAWEPNSKRWRAQLKNLHQMHRPMIGKLKMFPYDQQKIQDGIYLGLHGGTEVAVRITHSTEGDKEKEFFEKCSHCEHLLKLFQSEKEKDCMYLCFPLWEKNLQEHLQEPEGQKDYKAALKMIFQALRELHSLRFAHQDLQPGNFVIDLAGKIYLADFGNKIRSIEGQEELVKSDLKALGRLVLYILTSGRKPLQQVGMEDLDPNSPDYAEALDLVQSLSSGDERGLEGLSKHPYFWSNQKFSFLKTIWNKIKDYRKQKRIFQAVTEKTSPYPEWTKMIDKDVLYIMENPRNAKPTQYGNDVIQLLRLMRNMDEHKDEGISNKIGDYAEYFLAVFPKLTIYVYNSLRQTRLRSHFADFQDPSL; this is encoded by the exons ATGGAGCACCCAGCTCCCAACCAGAAGAACAGCTCCACCCCTGCCAGCACGAAGGCAGCAGAAGTCCTTAACTCTGAGCTGAATCTTGCTCTGAGGAACAGGGATaaagaggctgtgctggagctgctggagcaaggGGCAGATGTGAATTCCAAGGCAGACAGTGGCTGGACACCCCTGCAGACCGCAGTGCAAATCGGTGAGGAGGATCTGGTCCGGCTTCTGCTGGACAGGGGAGCTTCTCTGCACGCCAGGAAGGACAATGGTGGCACTGCATTTACTGTGGCAGGGGTAGCAGGGAACGTGGAGATCCTGAAGCTCCTCCTGGAGCGCGGCTCAGACATTAACGACCAGGACATCAATGGCTTCACAGCTTTCATGGAGGCTGTGTGGCACGGGAGGGAGGAAGCCTTGAGGTTCCTGTACAGCAAAGGAGCAGAGGTGAATTTGAGGAGGGTGACCAGTGAGGAGAAAGCCAAGCTGCGCAAAGGAGGTGCCACGGCGCTGATGGACGCTTGCAAGGAGCGCCGCTTCTCCATTGTGAAAATCCTGGTCCAGGAGATGAGGGCTGATGTGAACATCCGTGACAACAGAGGCAGGAACGCCTTGATCCACGCCCTAAAGAAGGATTTGGGCAGAAAAAGGTACGAGTCAGTTGTGCCCATAGTTCATTTCCTGCTGGAGCACGGTGTGGATGTGAAGAGCAAAGATGAGTGTGGGAAAACCGCCCTCATCCTGGCTGTTGAAATGGAGAGCCCGGAGCTGGTGACAGCTTTGCTGGAGAAGGGCGAGATAGAcattgatgacatggatgagaaGGGCAACACAGCCCTGATGGTGGCTGTGGAGAAAGGTGATCACAAAATAGCAAAGCTGCTGTGTGAAAAGGGAGCGAGGACTGATCTTGGGAACCCGATTGCAATTGCAATGGAAAATCGTTCTCAAAGCATGGAAAACCTTCTTCGTGAGTACAAGGCCAGGTTTGTTCCAGAAACCCCCAGGGCGTGGGAGCCAAACAGCAAACGCTGGAGGGCCCAGCTGAAAAATCTTCATCAAATGCATCGCCCCATGATTGGCAAACTGAAGATGTTTCCATACGACCAGCAGAAAATTCAGGATGGCATCTACCTCGGGCTCCACGGAGGGACAGAGGTAGCAGTGAGAATAACCCACAGCACAGAGGGTGACAAAGAGAAAGAGTTCTTTGAAAAATGTTCTCACTGCGAACATCTACTGAAGCTCTTCCagtctgagaaagaaaaagattgcATGTACTTGTGCTTCCCACTCTGGGAGAAAAACCTCCAGGAACACCTGCAGGAGCCTGAAGGCCAAAAGGATTACAAAGCTGCTCTGAAGATGATCTTCCAGGCACTGAGAGAGCTGCACTCCCTCAGATTTGCTCACCAGGATCTACAGCCTGGGAACTTCGTAATAG ATTTAGCCGGCAAAATTTACTTGGCAGACTTTGGTAATAAAATAAGGTCGATTGAAGGCCAAGAAGAGCTTGTAAAGTCAGATTTAAAG GCCCTGGGCAGGCTCGTGCTGTACATTTTAACATCAGGCAGGAAACCTCTCCAGCAAGTTGGAATGGAGGATTTGGATCCCAATTCCCCAGATTACGCGGAGGCTCTGGACCTCGTGCAAAGCTTGTCTTCTGGTGATGAACGAGGCTTGGAAGGGTTGAGCAAACATCCCTATTTCTGGAGCAATCAGAA GTTCAGCTTCCTGAAGACTATATGGAATAAAATCAAAGattacagaaagcaaaaaaggatttttcaaGCTGTCACTGAGAAAACTTCTCCTTATCCAGAGTGGACCAAAATG atcGACAAAGATGTTTTATATATCATGGAAAACCCTAGGAATGCAAAACCTACCCAATACGGAAATGATGTCATCCAGCTCCTGAGGCTCATGAGAAACATGGATGAACACAAAGATGAAGG GATCAGCAACAAAATAGGAGACTATGCTGAGTATTTCCTGGCGGTTTTTCCAAAGCTCACCATCTATGTGTACAACAGTTTACGTCAGACCCGCCTGCGCAGTCACTTTGCAGACTTCCAGGACCCTTCTCTGTAG